In Zingiber officinale cultivar Zhangliang chromosome 8B, Zo_v1.1, whole genome shotgun sequence, a single genomic region encodes these proteins:
- the LOC122013924 gene encoding protein YIPF5-like has translation MKRELLQKTATMKGENQPSTQTCPALRRLRPSTRHAPPSPPPPTLTPPSCPSTSASRPPFSAPVLAASAAGGGSISASGYFEDEPPLFEELGINTRQIWRKTVSILNPIRLKPELHENTDLSGQFVFLMAFDLFQLLAGNSTLGWVTVAAAFLYVVFNMLEGRNGGSLPLFELGWIRHVADGDPLGVVSLCDP, from the exons atgaagagggagctaCTTCAAAAGACTGcaacaatgaagggggagaatcaacctTCAACAcagacatg CCCGGCATTGCGCCGCCTCCGACCTTCAACTCGCCACGCCCCGCCATCCCCGCCCCCTCCGACCCTAACACCCCCTTCATGTCCTTCGACGTCGGCGTCTCGTCCCCCCTTCTCTGCTCCCGTCTTGGCGGCATCTGCCGCGGGCGGTGGATCCATCTCGGCCTCCGGCTATTTCGAAGACGAACCGCCCCTCTTCGAGGAGCTGGGCATCAACACCCGCCAAATCTGGCGCAAGACCGTCTCGATCCTGAATCCTATCCGTTTGAAGCCCGAGCTCCACGAGAATACCGATCTCTCAGGCCAGTTCGTCTTCCTCATGGCGTTCGACCTGTTCCAGCTTCTCGCGGGAAATTCCACTTTGGGGTGGGTAACCGTCGCCGCGGCCTTCCTCTACGTGGTCTTCAATATGCTCGAGGGGAGGAACGGAGGATCTCTACCGTTGTTTGAGCTTGGTTGGATACGGCATGTTGCCGATGGTGATCCTCTCGGCGTTGTCTCTCTTTGTGACCCATGA
- the LOC122014850 gene encoding phosphoinositide phospholipase C 2-like isoform X2 — translation MCFRCRRRRSAWNEYRVCFFFRLRFRPASVEPPEAIKKEFDEYANDGGMMGVHELAEFLAKVQGEPAGTSLEAAQAIIDGVREVNPLRVFQKKKDLSLDSFYRFLFSDDNAAHPPLGVYQDMTAPLAHYFIFTGHNSYLTGNQLSSICSDEPIIQALQNGVRVIELDLWPNKTHTAIDVVHGGTLTHPVELIKCLTSIKKFAFKTSEYPVIITFEDHLDAGLQAIVAQMLIEIFGDMLFTSDSKSLQKFPSPEELKMRIIISTKPPKVYLESSSKVPKEEEEEQKGDQVKPWSGELSDHEDKPSDIQRQVTEHDDEEEDQIVAPEYKNLIGITAKKLKGDLGAALKIDPFSVSRLSLSELALEKATLSHATELVRFTQTNLLRIYPKGTRVTSSNYKPLLAWTHGAQMVALNMQGHGKELWLMQGMFRANGGCGYVKKPDMLLKNDDPNNVFDPRAALVVKKILKVRVYTGDGWRFDFDKHYFDSYSPPDFYTRVGIAGVGVDTAKMKETHAIEDDWTPVWDEEFEFQLRVPELALLRVEVYEHDMSDPDDFAGQTCLPVWELRTGIRSVRLCDHEGKTLPSVKLLMRFEIVDVV, via the exons ATGTGTTTCCGGTGCCGACGTCGCCGGTCGGCGTGGAACGAGTACAGGGTGTGCTTCTTCTTCCGACTCCGATTCAGGCCGGCATCAGTTGAGCCGCCGGAAGCGATCAAGAAGGAGTTCGATGAGTACGCCAATGATGGCGGGATGATGGGAGTCCACGAGCTGGCCGAGTTCCTGGCAAAAGTGCAAGGGGAGCCTGCCGGCACCTCCTTGGAGGCGGCGCAGGCCATCATCGATGGCGTCAGGGAAGTGAACCCCCTGAGGGTGTTCCAGAAGAAGAAAGACCTTTCACTGGATTCCTTCTACCGGTTTCTCTTCTCCGATGACAACGCCGCTCATCCTCCTCTTGGA GTTTACCAAGATATGACTGCTCCACTAGCTCACTACTTCATCTTCACAGGCCACAACTCCTATTTAACAGGCAACCAACTCAGTAGCATTTGCAGTGATGAACCGATCATACAGGCATTGCAAAATGGAGTCAGAGTCATTGAGCTTGATCTATGGCCAAATAAAACACATACTGCTATTGACGTGGTTCATGGAGG GACATTAACTCACCCAGTGGAACTCATCAAATGCCTGACCTCCATCAAGAAATTTGCCTTTAAAACATCTGAATATCCAGTGATCATCACTTTTGAAGACCATTTAGATGCAGGCCTTCAAGCTATAGTAGCTCAG ATGTTAATTGAGATTTTTGGAGACATGCTGTTTACTTCAGACTCCaagtctcttcaaaaatttccttcgccagaagaactgaaaatgagaATCATAATCTCCACTAAACCACCGAAAGTGTACCTTGAATCATCATCCAAGGtccccaaggaagaagaagaagaacaaaaggGAGACCAAGTGAAGCCATGGAGTGGAGAACTTTCCGATCATGAAGACAAGCCCAGTGAT ATTCAGAGACAAGTAACTGAAcatgatgatgaagaagaagatcagATAGTAGCGCCTGAGTACAAGAATCTGATTGGAATCACAGCTAAGAAACTGAAGGGTGATTTAGGGGCTGCTCTCAAGATTGATCCTTTCAGTGTGAGTCGTCTCAGTTTAAGTGAACTAGCATTGGAGAAAGCCACTCTCTCCCATGCAACAGAACTTGTGAG GTTTACTCAGACGAACTTGCTGCGGATATATCCGAAGGGCACCCGAGTTACTTCTTCCAACTACAAACCGTTGCTGGCTTGGACTCATGGTGCACAGATGGTTGCACTAAACATGCAG GGGCATGGCAAAGAGCTGTGGCTGATGCAGGGCATGTTCAGAGCAAATGGAGGCTGTGGCTACGTGAAAAAACCAGATATGTTACTGAAGAATGATGATCCCAATAATGTCTTTGATCCTAGAGCTGCATTGGTAGTGAAGAAGATTCTGAAG GTGAGGGTGTACACCGGAGATGGCTGGCGATTTGATTTCGACAAGCATTACTTTGATTCTTACTCTCCTCCAGATTTTTATACAAGG GTTGGGATCGCTGGAGTGGGAGTTGATACTGCAAAAATGAAGGAAACGCATGCTATTGAGGATGACTGGACGCCTGTTTGGGACGAAGAGTTTGAGTTCCAGTTGAGGGTTCCCGAGCTTGCGCTGCTCCGCGTTGAGGTCTATGAGCATGACATGTCAGACCCCGATGACTTTGCAGGGCAAACTTGCTTGCCAGTGTGGGAACTGAGGACTGGAATCCGGTCAGTGAGGCTCTGTGACCATGAGGGGAAGACACTGCCGTCAGTGAAGCTGCTGATGCGCTTTGAGATAGTTGATGTGGTTTGA
- the LOC122014850 gene encoding phosphoinositide phospholipase C 2-like isoform X1, which translates to MCFRCRRRRSAWNEYRVCFFFRLRFRPASVEPPEAIKKEFDEYANDGGMMGVHELAEFLAKVQGEPAGTSLEAAQAIIDGVREVNPLRVFQKKKDLSLDSFYRFLFSDDNAAHPPLGVYQDMTAPLAHYFIFTGHNSYLTGNQLSSICSDEPIIQALQNGVRVIELDLWPNKTHTAIDVVHGGTLTHPVELIKCLTSIKKFAFKTSEYPVIITFEDHLDAGLQAIVAQMLIEIFGDMLFTSDSKSLQKFPSPEELKMRIIISTKPPKVYLESSSKVPKEEEEEQKGDQVKPWSGELSDHEDKPSDVSNLPKKTTCDLIDLSDKVVHLQIQRQVTEHDDEEEDQIVAPEYKNLIGITAKKLKGDLGAALKIDPFSVSRLSLSELALEKATLSHATELVRFTQTNLLRIYPKGTRVTSSNYKPLLAWTHGAQMVALNMQGHGKELWLMQGMFRANGGCGYVKKPDMLLKNDDPNNVFDPRAALVVKKILKVRVYTGDGWRFDFDKHYFDSYSPPDFYTRVGIAGVGVDTAKMKETHAIEDDWTPVWDEEFEFQLRVPELALLRVEVYEHDMSDPDDFAGQTCLPVWELRTGIRSVRLCDHEGKTLPSVKLLMRFEIVDVV; encoded by the exons ATGTGTTTCCGGTGCCGACGTCGCCGGTCGGCGTGGAACGAGTACAGGGTGTGCTTCTTCTTCCGACTCCGATTCAGGCCGGCATCAGTTGAGCCGCCGGAAGCGATCAAGAAGGAGTTCGATGAGTACGCCAATGATGGCGGGATGATGGGAGTCCACGAGCTGGCCGAGTTCCTGGCAAAAGTGCAAGGGGAGCCTGCCGGCACCTCCTTGGAGGCGGCGCAGGCCATCATCGATGGCGTCAGGGAAGTGAACCCCCTGAGGGTGTTCCAGAAGAAGAAAGACCTTTCACTGGATTCCTTCTACCGGTTTCTCTTCTCCGATGACAACGCCGCTCATCCTCCTCTTGGA GTTTACCAAGATATGACTGCTCCACTAGCTCACTACTTCATCTTCACAGGCCACAACTCCTATTTAACAGGCAACCAACTCAGTAGCATTTGCAGTGATGAACCGATCATACAGGCATTGCAAAATGGAGTCAGAGTCATTGAGCTTGATCTATGGCCAAATAAAACACATACTGCTATTGACGTGGTTCATGGAGG GACATTAACTCACCCAGTGGAACTCATCAAATGCCTGACCTCCATCAAGAAATTTGCCTTTAAAACATCTGAATATCCAGTGATCATCACTTTTGAAGACCATTTAGATGCAGGCCTTCAAGCTATAGTAGCTCAG ATGTTAATTGAGATTTTTGGAGACATGCTGTTTACTTCAGACTCCaagtctcttcaaaaatttccttcgccagaagaactgaaaatgagaATCATAATCTCCACTAAACCACCGAAAGTGTACCTTGAATCATCATCCAAGGtccccaaggaagaagaagaagaacaaaaggGAGACCAAGTGAAGCCATGGAGTGGAGAACTTTCCGATCATGAAGACAAGCCCAGTGATGTCAGTAATCTGCCAAAAAAAACAACCTGTGATTTGATTGATTTATCTGATAAAGTTGTTCACTTACAGATTCAGAGACAAGTAACTGAAcatgatgatgaagaagaagatcagATAGTAGCGCCTGAGTACAAGAATCTGATTGGAATCACAGCTAAGAAACTGAAGGGTGATTTAGGGGCTGCTCTCAAGATTGATCCTTTCAGTGTGAGTCGTCTCAGTTTAAGTGAACTAGCATTGGAGAAAGCCACTCTCTCCCATGCAACAGAACTTGTGAG GTTTACTCAGACGAACTTGCTGCGGATATATCCGAAGGGCACCCGAGTTACTTCTTCCAACTACAAACCGTTGCTGGCTTGGACTCATGGTGCACAGATGGTTGCACTAAACATGCAG GGGCATGGCAAAGAGCTGTGGCTGATGCAGGGCATGTTCAGAGCAAATGGAGGCTGTGGCTACGTGAAAAAACCAGATATGTTACTGAAGAATGATGATCCCAATAATGTCTTTGATCCTAGAGCTGCATTGGTAGTGAAGAAGATTCTGAAG GTGAGGGTGTACACCGGAGATGGCTGGCGATTTGATTTCGACAAGCATTACTTTGATTCTTACTCTCCTCCAGATTTTTATACAAGG GTTGGGATCGCTGGAGTGGGAGTTGATACTGCAAAAATGAAGGAAACGCATGCTATTGAGGATGACTGGACGCCTGTTTGGGACGAAGAGTTTGAGTTCCAGTTGAGGGTTCCCGAGCTTGCGCTGCTCCGCGTTGAGGTCTATGAGCATGACATGTCAGACCCCGATGACTTTGCAGGGCAAACTTGCTTGCCAGTGTGGGAACTGAGGACTGGAATCCGGTCAGTGAGGCTCTGTGACCATGAGGGGAAGACACTGCCGTCAGTGAAGCTGCTGATGCGCTTTGAGATAGTTGATGTGGTTTGA
- the LOC122014850 gene encoding phosphoinositide phospholipase C 2-like isoform X3, with amino-acid sequence MMGVHELAEFLAKVQGEPAGTSLEAAQAIIDGVREVNPLRVFQKKKDLSLDSFYRFLFSDDNAAHPPLGVYQDMTAPLAHYFIFTGHNSYLTGNQLSSICSDEPIIQALQNGVRVIELDLWPNKTHTAIDVVHGGTLTHPVELIKCLTSIKKFAFKTSEYPVIITFEDHLDAGLQAIVAQMLIEIFGDMLFTSDSKSLQKFPSPEELKMRIIISTKPPKVYLESSSKVPKEEEEEQKGDQVKPWSGELSDHEDKPSDVSNLPKKTTCDLIDLSDKVVHLQIQRQVTEHDDEEEDQIVAPEYKNLIGITAKKLKGDLGAALKIDPFSVSRLSLSELALEKATLSHATELVRFTQTNLLRIYPKGTRVTSSNYKPLLAWTHGAQMVALNMQGHGKELWLMQGMFRANGGCGYVKKPDMLLKNDDPNNVFDPRAALVVKKILKVRVYTGDGWRFDFDKHYFDSYSPPDFYTRVGIAGVGVDTAKMKETHAIEDDWTPVWDEEFEFQLRVPELALLRVEVYEHDMSDPDDFAGQTCLPVWELRTGIRSVRLCDHEGKTLPSVKLLMRFEIVDVV; translated from the exons ATGATGGGAGTCCACGAGCTGGCCGAGTTCCTGGCAAAAGTGCAAGGGGAGCCTGCCGGCACCTCCTTGGAGGCGGCGCAGGCCATCATCGATGGCGTCAGGGAAGTGAACCCCCTGAGGGTGTTCCAGAAGAAGAAAGACCTTTCACTGGATTCCTTCTACCGGTTTCTCTTCTCCGATGACAACGCCGCTCATCCTCCTCTTGGA GTTTACCAAGATATGACTGCTCCACTAGCTCACTACTTCATCTTCACAGGCCACAACTCCTATTTAACAGGCAACCAACTCAGTAGCATTTGCAGTGATGAACCGATCATACAGGCATTGCAAAATGGAGTCAGAGTCATTGAGCTTGATCTATGGCCAAATAAAACACATACTGCTATTGACGTGGTTCATGGAGG GACATTAACTCACCCAGTGGAACTCATCAAATGCCTGACCTCCATCAAGAAATTTGCCTTTAAAACATCTGAATATCCAGTGATCATCACTTTTGAAGACCATTTAGATGCAGGCCTTCAAGCTATAGTAGCTCAG ATGTTAATTGAGATTTTTGGAGACATGCTGTTTACTTCAGACTCCaagtctcttcaaaaatttccttcgccagaagaactgaaaatgagaATCATAATCTCCACTAAACCACCGAAAGTGTACCTTGAATCATCATCCAAGGtccccaaggaagaagaagaagaacaaaaggGAGACCAAGTGAAGCCATGGAGTGGAGAACTTTCCGATCATGAAGACAAGCCCAGTGATGTCAGTAATCTGCCAAAAAAAACAACCTGTGATTTGATTGATTTATCTGATAAAGTTGTTCACTTACAGATTCAGAGACAAGTAACTGAAcatgatgatgaagaagaagatcagATAGTAGCGCCTGAGTACAAGAATCTGATTGGAATCACAGCTAAGAAACTGAAGGGTGATTTAGGGGCTGCTCTCAAGATTGATCCTTTCAGTGTGAGTCGTCTCAGTTTAAGTGAACTAGCATTGGAGAAAGCCACTCTCTCCCATGCAACAGAACTTGTGAG GTTTACTCAGACGAACTTGCTGCGGATATATCCGAAGGGCACCCGAGTTACTTCTTCCAACTACAAACCGTTGCTGGCTTGGACTCATGGTGCACAGATGGTTGCACTAAACATGCAG GGGCATGGCAAAGAGCTGTGGCTGATGCAGGGCATGTTCAGAGCAAATGGAGGCTGTGGCTACGTGAAAAAACCAGATATGTTACTGAAGAATGATGATCCCAATAATGTCTTTGATCCTAGAGCTGCATTGGTAGTGAAGAAGATTCTGAAG GTGAGGGTGTACACCGGAGATGGCTGGCGATTTGATTTCGACAAGCATTACTTTGATTCTTACTCTCCTCCAGATTTTTATACAAGG GTTGGGATCGCTGGAGTGGGAGTTGATACTGCAAAAATGAAGGAAACGCATGCTATTGAGGATGACTGGACGCCTGTTTGGGACGAAGAGTTTGAGTTCCAGTTGAGGGTTCCCGAGCTTGCGCTGCTCCGCGTTGAGGTCTATGAGCATGACATGTCAGACCCCGATGACTTTGCAGGGCAAACTTGCTTGCCAGTGTGGGAACTGAGGACTGGAATCCGGTCAGTGAGGCTCTGTGACCATGAGGGGAAGACACTGCCGTCAGTGAAGCTGCTGATGCGCTTTGAGATAGTTGATGTGGTTTGA
- the LOC122014850 gene encoding phosphoinositide phospholipase C 2-like isoform X4 → MMGVHELAEFLAKVQGEPAGTSLEAAQAIIDGVREVNPLRVFQKKKDLSLDSFYRFLFSDDNAAHPPLGVYQDMTAPLAHYFIFTGHNSYLTGNQLSSICSDEPIIQALQNGVRVIELDLWPNKTHTAIDVVHGGTLTHPVELIKCLTSIKKFAFKTSEYPVIITFEDHLDAGLQAIVAQMLIEIFGDMLFTSDSKSLQKFPSPEELKMRIIISTKPPKVYLESSSKVPKEEEEEQKGDQVKPWSGELSDHEDKPSDIQRQVTEHDDEEEDQIVAPEYKNLIGITAKKLKGDLGAALKIDPFSVSRLSLSELALEKATLSHATELVRFTQTNLLRIYPKGTRVTSSNYKPLLAWTHGAQMVALNMQGHGKELWLMQGMFRANGGCGYVKKPDMLLKNDDPNNVFDPRAALVVKKILKVRVYTGDGWRFDFDKHYFDSYSPPDFYTRVGIAGVGVDTAKMKETHAIEDDWTPVWDEEFEFQLRVPELALLRVEVYEHDMSDPDDFAGQTCLPVWELRTGIRSVRLCDHEGKTLPSVKLLMRFEIVDVV, encoded by the exons ATGATGGGAGTCCACGAGCTGGCCGAGTTCCTGGCAAAAGTGCAAGGGGAGCCTGCCGGCACCTCCTTGGAGGCGGCGCAGGCCATCATCGATGGCGTCAGGGAAGTGAACCCCCTGAGGGTGTTCCAGAAGAAGAAAGACCTTTCACTGGATTCCTTCTACCGGTTTCTCTTCTCCGATGACAACGCCGCTCATCCTCCTCTTGGA GTTTACCAAGATATGACTGCTCCACTAGCTCACTACTTCATCTTCACAGGCCACAACTCCTATTTAACAGGCAACCAACTCAGTAGCATTTGCAGTGATGAACCGATCATACAGGCATTGCAAAATGGAGTCAGAGTCATTGAGCTTGATCTATGGCCAAATAAAACACATACTGCTATTGACGTGGTTCATGGAGG GACATTAACTCACCCAGTGGAACTCATCAAATGCCTGACCTCCATCAAGAAATTTGCCTTTAAAACATCTGAATATCCAGTGATCATCACTTTTGAAGACCATTTAGATGCAGGCCTTCAAGCTATAGTAGCTCAG ATGTTAATTGAGATTTTTGGAGACATGCTGTTTACTTCAGACTCCaagtctcttcaaaaatttccttcgccagaagaactgaaaatgagaATCATAATCTCCACTAAACCACCGAAAGTGTACCTTGAATCATCATCCAAGGtccccaaggaagaagaagaagaacaaaaggGAGACCAAGTGAAGCCATGGAGTGGAGAACTTTCCGATCATGAAGACAAGCCCAGTGAT ATTCAGAGACAAGTAACTGAAcatgatgatgaagaagaagatcagATAGTAGCGCCTGAGTACAAGAATCTGATTGGAATCACAGCTAAGAAACTGAAGGGTGATTTAGGGGCTGCTCTCAAGATTGATCCTTTCAGTGTGAGTCGTCTCAGTTTAAGTGAACTAGCATTGGAGAAAGCCACTCTCTCCCATGCAACAGAACTTGTGAG GTTTACTCAGACGAACTTGCTGCGGATATATCCGAAGGGCACCCGAGTTACTTCTTCCAACTACAAACCGTTGCTGGCTTGGACTCATGGTGCACAGATGGTTGCACTAAACATGCAG GGGCATGGCAAAGAGCTGTGGCTGATGCAGGGCATGTTCAGAGCAAATGGAGGCTGTGGCTACGTGAAAAAACCAGATATGTTACTGAAGAATGATGATCCCAATAATGTCTTTGATCCTAGAGCTGCATTGGTAGTGAAGAAGATTCTGAAG GTGAGGGTGTACACCGGAGATGGCTGGCGATTTGATTTCGACAAGCATTACTTTGATTCTTACTCTCCTCCAGATTTTTATACAAGG GTTGGGATCGCTGGAGTGGGAGTTGATACTGCAAAAATGAAGGAAACGCATGCTATTGAGGATGACTGGACGCCTGTTTGGGACGAAGAGTTTGAGTTCCAGTTGAGGGTTCCCGAGCTTGCGCTGCTCCGCGTTGAGGTCTATGAGCATGACATGTCAGACCCCGATGACTTTGCAGGGCAAACTTGCTTGCCAGTGTGGGAACTGAGGACTGGAATCCGGTCAGTGAGGCTCTGTGACCATGAGGGGAAGACACTGCCGTCAGTGAAGCTGCTGATGCGCTTTGAGATAGTTGATGTGGTTTGA